Proteins encoded by one window of Pseudomonas tructae:
- a CDS encoding 8-oxoguanine deaminase, which produces MPATRIWLKNPLAIFTANSLDARGGLVIEDGRIQQVLGLGQSPASPCGQVFDAREHVVLPGLINTHHHFYQTLTRAWAPVVNQPLFPWLKTLYPVWARLTPAKLELATRVALAELLLSGCTTAADHHYLFPDGLENAIDVQVDAVRKLGMRAMLTRGSMSLGEADGGLPPQQTVQQGEVILADSQRLIHSYHQRGEGAQIQIALAPCSPFSVTPEIMRASAELAEELDVRLHTHLAETLDEEDFCLQRFGLRTVDYLDSVGWLGPRTWLAHGIHFNPDEIARLGAAGTGICHCPSSNMRLASGICPTLDLTGAGAPVGLGVDGSASNDASNMILEARQALYLQRLRYGAEAITPERVLGWATRGSAQLLGRSDIGELAVGKQADLALFKLDELRFSGSHDPLSALLLCGADRADRVMVGGQWRVIDGQIEGLDVQALIADHRQAAAQLIAG; this is translated from the coding sequence ATGCCTGCGACCCGCATCTGGTTGAAAAACCCCCTCGCCATCTTCACAGCCAATTCCCTCGACGCCCGTGGCGGCCTGGTGATTGAAGACGGCCGTATCCAGCAAGTACTCGGCCTTGGCCAAAGCCCGGCCAGCCCCTGTGGACAAGTCTTCGATGCCCGCGAACACGTCGTGCTGCCAGGACTTATCAACACCCACCACCACTTCTACCAGACCCTGACCCGCGCCTGGGCGCCAGTGGTCAACCAGCCGTTGTTCCCCTGGCTGAAGACCCTCTATCCGGTCTGGGCCCGGCTGACCCCGGCCAAGCTTGAACTGGCGACCCGCGTGGCCCTGGCCGAGCTGTTGCTGTCGGGCTGCACCACCGCCGCCGATCACCACTATCTGTTCCCCGACGGCCTGGAAAATGCGATCGATGTGCAGGTGGATGCGGTACGCAAACTGGGCATGCGCGCCATGCTCACCCGCGGCTCCATGAGCCTGGGCGAGGCCGACGGCGGCCTGCCACCCCAGCAGACGGTGCAACAAGGCGAAGTGATCCTCGCCGACAGCCAGCGACTTATCCACAGCTACCACCAACGTGGCGAAGGCGCGCAGATCCAGATTGCCCTGGCACCCTGCTCACCGTTCTCGGTCACGCCAGAAATCATGCGCGCCAGCGCCGAGCTGGCCGAAGAACTGGACGTGCGCCTGCACACTCACCTGGCCGAAACCCTCGACGAAGAGGACTTCTGCCTGCAGCGCTTCGGCCTGCGCACGGTGGATTACCTGGACAGCGTCGGCTGGCTCGGCCCGCGCACCTGGCTGGCCCATGGCATTCATTTCAATCCGGACGAGATCGCCCGCCTGGGCGCCGCCGGTACCGGCATCTGCCATTGCCCAAGCTCGAACATGCGCCTGGCCTCGGGCATCTGCCCGACCCTGGACCTGACCGGGGCCGGTGCGCCGGTGGGCCTGGGTGTGGACGGCTCGGCCTCCAACGATGCCTCCAACATGATCCTCGAAGCGCGCCAGGCCCTGTACCTGCAACGTCTGCGTTATGGTGCCGAAGCGATCACCCCGGAACGTGTCCTGGGCTGGGCTACCCGTGGTTCGGCGCAGTTGCTCGGGCGCAGCGACATTGGCGAACTGGCGGTGGGCAAGCAGGCCGATCTGGCCCTGTTCAAGCTCGACGAACTGCGTTTCTCCGGCAGCCACGACCCACTCTCGGCCCTGTTGCTGTGCGGCGCCGATCGTGCTGACCGGGTCATGGTCGGCGGCCAGTGGCGGGTCATCGACGGCCAGATCGAAGGCCTGGACGTCCAGGCCCTGATCGCCGATCACCGTCAGGCGGCGGCGCAACTGATCGCCGGCTAA
- a CDS encoding SDR family oxidoreductase: protein MPTNKTALIIGASRGLGLGLVQRLVEDGWDVTATVRDPVKASALSALPRVQVETLEMNSGEQIDALQQRLQGQTFDLLFVNAGVMGPGVQNAEVAQLADVGDLFMTNTVSPIRVAQRFTPQLHNDGVLAFMSSILGCVAIPDGSEMCLYKASKAALNSMINSFVTLQQPPQTVLAMHPGWVKTDMGGENAEIDVLTSTQGMLEQIKASTGKGGLHFINYKGDSLIW from the coding sequence ATGCCCACGAACAAAACCGCCCTGATCATCGGCGCCTCGCGCGGCCTGGGCCTTGGCCTGGTGCAACGCCTGGTGGAAGACGGCTGGGATGTGACCGCCACCGTGCGCGACCCAGTCAAGGCCAGCGCCCTGAGCGCCTTGCCGCGGGTACAAGTCGAAACCCTGGAAATGAACAGTGGCGAGCAAATTGATGCGCTCCAGCAACGCCTGCAAGGCCAGACATTTGACCTGCTGTTCGTCAATGCCGGTGTCATGGGCCCTGGCGTACAGAACGCCGAAGTTGCGCAATTGGCTGATGTGGGCGATCTGTTCATGACCAATACGGTGTCGCCGATTCGCGTTGCCCAGCGCTTCACCCCGCAACTGCACAACGATGGTGTGCTGGCATTCATGAGTTCGATCCTTGGCTGCGTCGCCATTCCCGACGGCAGCGAAATGTGCCTGTACAAGGCCAGCAAGGCGGCGTTGAATTCGATGATCAACAGCTTCGTCACCCTGCAACAACCACCACAGACCGTCCTGGCCATGCACCCGGGCTGGGTGAAAACCGACATGGGCGGCGAGAACGCCGAGATCGACGTGCTGACCAGCACCCAGGGCATGCTTGAGCAGATCAAGGCCAGCACCGGCAAGGGCGGCCTGCACTTCATCAATTACAAAGGCGACAGCCTGATCTGGTGA
- a CDS encoding IMPACT family protein, translating into MPFTLLDTCEFREEIRKSRFITLAAPISSPADAMDFIERHSDLAATHNCWAWKLGGQYRSSDDGEPGGTAGRPILAAIEAQDCDQVVVLVIRWYGGIQLGTGGLARAYGGGANKCLQQAEKRLLVSRNELTCSCSFSELALLKLRVAEADGLVLDEQFTANGVDLRLALGEEQIELLQRQLADLSRGRILLERA; encoded by the coding sequence ATGCCTTTTACCCTGCTCGACACCTGCGAGTTTCGCGAAGAGATTCGCAAGAGCCGTTTCATCACCCTGGCTGCGCCGATCAGCAGCCCGGCCGACGCCATGGACTTCATCGAACGCCATAGCGACCTGGCCGCCACCCACAACTGCTGGGCCTGGAAACTCGGCGGGCAGTACCGCAGCAGCGACGACGGCGAACCCGGTGGCACTGCCGGGCGGCCGATCCTGGCCGCCATCGAGGCCCAGGATTGCGACCAGGTAGTGGTGTTGGTCATCCGCTGGTACGGCGGCATCCAGCTGGGCACTGGCGGCCTGGCCCGGGCTTATGGTGGTGGCGCCAACAAGTGCCTGCAGCAGGCCGAAAAACGCTTGCTGGTCAGCCGCAACGAGCTGACCTGCAGTTGCAGCTTCAGCGAACTGGCACTGCTCAAATTGCGCGTGGCCGAAGCCGATGGCCTGGTGCTGGATGAACAATTCACGGCCAATGGCGTCGACCTGCGCCTGGCCCTGGGCGAGGAACAGATCGAGCTGCTGCAGCGCCAGCTGGCCGACCTCAGCCGTGGCCGGATCCTGCTGGAGCGCGCCTGA
- a CDS encoding TetR/AcrR family transcriptional regulator, which translates to MTLEVPAHRSHASGKPAGRIRQKNEQAIIQAAEDEFARHGFKGTSMNTIALKAGLPKANLHYYFTNKLGLYVAVLSNIIELWDSTFNALTVDDDPAQALSSYIRTKMEFSRRNPQASRIFAMEIISGGQCLSDYFSEDYRAWFKGRAAVFQAWIDAGKMDPVDPVHLIFLLWGSTQHYADFATQICQVTGRSRLTKQDMEDASNNLIHIILKGCGLTLRD; encoded by the coding sequence ATGACCCTTGAAGTCCCTGCGCATCGCTCCCACGCCTCGGGCAAGCCCGCTGGCCGCATTCGCCAGAAGAACGAGCAGGCCATCATCCAGGCCGCCGAAGACGAATTCGCCCGCCATGGCTTCAAGGGCACCAGCATGAACACCATCGCCCTCAAGGCCGGGTTGCCCAAGGCCAACCTGCACTATTACTTCACCAACAAGCTGGGCCTGTACGTGGCGGTGTTGAGCAACATCATCGAGTTGTGGGACAGCACCTTCAACGCCCTGACCGTCGACGATGACCCGGCCCAGGCGTTGAGCAGCTACATCCGCACCAAGATGGAATTTTCCCGGCGCAATCCGCAGGCCTCACGGATCTTCGCCATGGAGATCATCAGCGGCGGCCAGTGCCTGAGCGACTACTTCAGCGAAGACTACCGCGCCTGGTTCAAGGGCCGCGCTGCGGTGTTCCAGGCCTGGATCGACGCCGGCAAGATGGACCCGGTCGATCCGGTACACCTGATCTTCCTGCTCTGGGGCAGCACCCAGCACTATGCCGACTTTGCCACCCAGATCTGCCAGGTCACCGGCCGCAGCCGCCTGACCAAGCAGGACATGGAAGATGCCAGCAACAATCTTATCCACATCATTCTCAAGGGCTGTGGCCTGACACTACGCGACTGA
- a CDS encoding LysR family transcriptional regulator yields the protein MKRPQTLAQVSDFDIRLLKIYRSVVECGGFSAAENVLGIGRSAISQQMSDLEQRLGLRLCQRGRAGFSLTEEGREVYQSALQLLSALESFRTEVNGLHLHLRGELNIGLTDNLVTLPHMRITHALAQLKDRGPDVRIQIRMIAPSQVEQGVLDGSLHVGVVPQTSPLSGLEYQPLYSERSLLYCAVGHPLFYADDRQLDDERLNSQDAIAPTFRLPADVQAHYQALNCTASASDREGMAFLILTGRYIGYLPDHYASFWVQQGRLRALQPTERFYDLSLCWVTRKGRRPHLVLESFLENLAATR from the coding sequence GTGAAACGTCCACAAACCCTGGCCCAGGTCAGCGATTTCGATATCCGCCTGCTGAAGATCTACCGTAGCGTAGTGGAATGCGGTGGCTTTTCCGCTGCCGAGAACGTGCTGGGTATCGGCCGCTCGGCCATCAGCCAGCAGATGAGCGACCTTGAGCAGCGCCTGGGCCTGCGCCTGTGCCAGCGGGGGCGCGCCGGTTTTTCGCTGACCGAAGAGGGCCGCGAGGTGTACCAGTCGGCGTTGCAGTTGCTCAGCGCCCTGGAAAGTTTTCGCACCGAGGTCAACGGCCTGCACCTGCATTTGCGCGGCGAACTGAACATCGGCCTGACCGACAACCTGGTGACCTTGCCGCACATGCGCATTACCCACGCCCTGGCCCAGCTCAAGGACCGTGGCCCGGATGTGCGTATCCAGATCCGCATGATCGCGCCCAGCCAGGTCGAACAAGGCGTGCTCGATGGCAGCCTGCATGTCGGCGTGGTACCGCAGACCAGCCCGTTGTCGGGGCTTGAATACCAACCGCTGTACAGCGAGCGCTCGCTGCTCTACTGCGCAGTCGGCCATCCGCTGTTCTATGCCGATGACCGACAACTGGACGACGAGCGCCTGAACAGCCAGGATGCCATTGCTCCGACATTCCGCCTGCCTGCCGATGTCCAGGCCCATTACCAGGCACTGAACTGCACCGCCAGCGCCTCGGACCGCGAAGGCATGGCCTTCCTGATCCTGACAGGGCGCTATATTGGCTATCTGCCGGACCACTATGCGAGCTTCTGGGTGCAACAAGGCCGGCTGCGTGCACTCCAGCCCACCGAACGCTTCTATGACCTGAGCCTGTGCTGGGTAACGCGCAAGGGCCGGCGCCCGCACCTGGTGCTGGAAAGCTTCCTCGAAAACCTGGCGGCTACTCGCTGA
- a CDS encoding AbrB family transcriptional regulator, whose protein sequence is MKTILCLLIAALVGAAAQLAGVPHGLLLGAIVASATLVSRLRFTPNLRFGLEYVQIVMGIATGLMFEAWDSDTVASILPSLGFLLLCLSAQITVAGLWLFKGCGWNLKDSLLAVYPGALAAVFDLLESERASSKVIVVHLIRLVSITLLVTLCIRTGSDVPASASASLTPSLALTLVSLITLCILLGRLLLKLGVPAPFMLTAIIATAVYVKLGLLQAFHMPGWSVDFAALILGVLIGARFREISFKELIRHGSAGLMSLGLMLAVAAAFAAAAAKVLGNDPFTLWLAYMPGAIETIAIVALSGGLNVVFVLTHHLLRMVVLHFAPALLVQARRWRENV, encoded by the coding sequence ATGAAAACAATTCTCTGTTTGCTGATCGCAGCCCTGGTGGGCGCCGCTGCCCAACTTGCCGGCGTGCCCCACGGACTGTTATTGGGCGCTATTGTCGCCAGTGCAACACTGGTCAGCCGGCTGCGTTTTACTCCCAACCTGCGCTTTGGCCTGGAATATGTGCAGATTGTGATGGGCATCGCCACCGGGCTGATGTTCGAAGCCTGGGACAGCGACACGGTGGCAAGCATTCTGCCGAGCCTGGGCTTTCTGCTGCTGTGCCTGAGCGCGCAGATCACCGTTGCCGGATTGTGGCTGTTCAAGGGTTGCGGCTGGAATCTCAAGGATTCGCTGCTGGCCGTTTACCCCGGTGCCCTGGCTGCGGTGTTCGACTTGCTGGAGTCGGAGCGGGCTTCGAGCAAAGTGATTGTCGTGCACCTGATACGCCTGGTGTCGATCACCCTGCTGGTCACCTTGTGCATTCGCACAGGTAGCGATGTACCCGCAAGCGCGAGCGCTTCGCTCACCCCTAGCCTGGCGCTGACGCTGGTATCGCTGATTACCTTGTGCATCCTGCTCGGGCGCCTGCTGCTCAAGCTTGGCGTTCCTGCCCCCTTCATGCTCACGGCGATCATCGCCACGGCAGTCTATGTAAAGCTAGGTTTGCTGCAGGCTTTTCACATGCCCGGCTGGAGCGTGGATTTCGCCGCGCTGATCCTCGGTGTGCTGATCGGCGCCAGGTTCAGGGAAATCAGCTTCAAGGAACTCATCCGTCATGGCAGTGCGGGGCTGATGTCCCTGGGCCTGATGCTGGCGGTCGCTGCAGCGTTTGCCGCAGCGGCCGCCAAGGTACTGGGCAACGATCCCTTCACCTTGTGGCTGGCCTACATGCCCGGCGCCATCGAGACCATCGCCATCGTCGCTTTGAGCGGTGGGCTGAATGTGGTTTTCGTCCTGACGCATCACTTGCTGCGCATGGTCGTGTTGCACTTCGCCCCGGCCCTGCTCGTCCAGGCTCGGCGCTGGCGCGAGAATGTCTGA
- a CDS encoding aspartate aminotransferase family protein, giving the protein MNLPENAPVGLASQLKLDAHWMPYTANRNFQRDPRLIVAAEGSYLTDDKGRKIYDALSGLWTCGAGHTRKQIQEAVSRQLGVLDYSPAFQFGHPLSFQLAEKITDLTPGNLNHVFYTNSGSECADTAVKMVRAYWRLKGQATKTKLIGRARGYHGVNIAGTSLGGVNGNRKLFGQLLDVDHIPHTLLPGNAFTKGMPEEGGIALADEMLKLIELHDASNIAALIVEPLAGSAGVLPPPKGYLKRLREICDQHNILLIFDEVITGFGRMGSMFGADAFGVTPDLMCIAKQVTNGAIPMGAVIASSEIYQTFMNQPTPEYAVEFPHGYTYSAHPVACAAGIAALDLLEKENLVQSAAELSPHFEKVLHGVKGAKNIIDIRNYGLAGAIQIAARDGDAIVRPYEIAMKLWKAGFYVRFGGDTLQFGPTFNSQAQELDRLFDAVGEAINQVD; this is encoded by the coding sequence ATGAATCTGCCTGAAAACGCTCCTGTCGGTCTGGCTAGCCAGCTCAAGCTGGACGCCCACTGGATGCCCTATACCGCCAACCGCAATTTTCAGCGCGATCCTCGGCTGATCGTCGCCGCCGAAGGCAGCTACCTGACTGACGACAAGGGTCGCAAGATCTATGACGCGCTGTCCGGTCTGTGGACCTGCGGCGCCGGTCACACCCGCAAACAGATTCAGGAAGCGGTATCGCGCCAACTGGGCGTGCTCGATTACTCGCCGGCCTTCCAGTTCGGCCACCCGCTGTCGTTCCAGCTGGCCGAGAAAATCACCGACCTGACGCCGGGCAACCTCAATCACGTCTTCTACACCAACTCCGGTTCCGAGTGCGCTGACACTGCGGTGAAGATGGTCCGTGCCTACTGGCGCCTCAAAGGCCAGGCCACCAAGACCAAGCTGATCGGTCGTGCCCGTGGCTATCACGGGGTCAACATCGCCGGCACCAGCCTGGGCGGCGTCAATGGCAACCGCAAGCTGTTCGGCCAGTTGCTCGACGTCGATCACATTCCGCACACCCTGCTGCCGGGCAACGCCTTCACCAAGGGCATGCCGGAAGAGGGCGGTATCGCCCTGGCCGATGAAATGCTCAAGCTGATCGAGCTGCACGATGCCTCGAACATCGCCGCGCTGATCGTCGAGCCACTGGCAGGCTCCGCCGGCGTGCTGCCGCCGCCGAAGGGCTACTTGAAACGCCTGCGTGAAATCTGCGACCAGCACAACATCCTGCTGATCTTCGACGAAGTCATTACCGGTTTTGGCCGCATGGGTTCGATGTTCGGTGCCGATGCCTTCGGTGTAACCCCGGACCTGATGTGCATCGCCAAGCAAGTCACCAACGGCGCTATCCCGATGGGCGCGGTGATTGCCAGCAGCGAAATCTACCAGACCTTCATGAACCAGCCGACCCCGGAGTACGCGGTGGAATTCCCCCACGGCTACACCTACTCGGCTCACCCGGTCGCCTGCGCCGCCGGTATCGCCGCGCTGGATTTGCTGGAGAAGGAAAACCTGGTGCAATCGGCCGCCGAACTGTCGCCGCACTTCGAGAAGGTTCTGCACGGGGTCAAGGGCGCGAAGAACATCATCGACATTCGCAACTACGGCCTGGCCGGTGCGATCCAGATTGCCGCCCGTGACGGCGATGCCATCGTGCGCCCGTACGAGATCGCCATGAAGCTGTGGAAAGCCGGCTTCTATGTGCGCTTTGGTGGTGACACCCTGCAGTTCGGCCCAACCTTCAACAGCCAGGCGCAGGAACTGGACCGCCTGTTCGATGCAGTCGGCGAAGCCATCAACCAGGTCGATTGA
- a CDS encoding CoA-acylating methylmalonate-semialdehyde dehydrogenase — protein MSTVQHLINGELVATDARTTDVFNPSTGQAIHKVALASKQTVQQAIDSAKAAFPAWRNTPPAKRAQVMFRFKQLLEQNEARISQLISEEHGKTVEDAAGELKRGIENVEFACAAPEVLKGEYSRNVGPNIDAWSDFQPLGVVAGITPFNFPAMVPLWMYPLAIACGNCFILKPSERDPSSTLLIAQLLHEAGLPKGVLNVVHGDKEAVDALIEAPEVKALSFVGSTPIAEYIYAEGTKRGKRVQALGGAKNHAVLMPDADLDNAVSALMGAAYGSCGERCMAISVAVCVGDQVADALIAKLEPQIKALKIGAGTSCGLDMGPLVTAAARDKVVGYIDDGVAAGAQLVVDGRGYRVAGNEDGYFVGGTLFDRVTPEMRIYKEEIFGPVLCVVRVDSLEEAMRLINEHEYGNGTCIFTRDGEAARLFCDEIEVGMVGVNVPLPVPVAYHSFGGWKRSLFGDLHAYGPDGVRFYTRRKAITQRWPQRASHEASQFAFPSL, from the coding sequence ATGAGCACTGTTCAACACCTGATCAACGGCGAACTGGTCGCTACTGATGCGCGCACCACCGATGTCTTCAACCCGTCCACCGGCCAGGCTATCCACAAAGTCGCCCTGGCCAGCAAGCAAACGGTGCAGCAGGCCATCGACTCGGCCAAGGCCGCTTTTCCGGCCTGGCGCAACACGCCACCGGCCAAGCGTGCCCAGGTGATGTTCCGCTTCAAGCAACTGCTGGAGCAGAATGAGGCGCGTATCTCCCAGCTGATCAGCGAAGAGCACGGCAAGACCGTGGAAGATGCCGCCGGTGAACTCAAGCGCGGTATCGAGAACGTCGAGTTTGCCTGCGCCGCCCCGGAAGTGCTCAAGGGCGAGTACAGCCGCAACGTCGGCCCGAACATCGATGCCTGGTCCGACTTCCAGCCGCTGGGCGTGGTGGCCGGTATCACCCCGTTCAACTTCCCGGCCATGGTCCCGCTGTGGATGTATCCATTGGCCATTGCCTGCGGTAACTGCTTCATCCTCAAACCATCGGAACGCGATCCGAGCTCGACCCTGCTGATCGCCCAACTGCTGCACGAGGCCGGCCTGCCCAAAGGCGTGCTCAATGTGGTGCACGGCGACAAGGAAGCGGTTGATGCGCTGATCGAGGCGCCTGAGGTCAAGGCCCTGAGTTTCGTGGGTTCCACGCCGATCGCCGAATACATCTATGCCGAAGGCACCAAACGCGGCAAGCGTGTCCAGGCACTTGGCGGGGCAAAAAACCATGCGGTGTTGATGCCGGATGCGGATCTGGACAATGCTGTCAGCGCACTGATGGGCGCAGCCTACGGTTCTTGCGGTGAGCGCTGCATGGCCATCTCCGTAGCCGTGTGCGTTGGCGACCAGGTGGCCGATGCGCTGATCGCCAAGCTCGAACCACAGATCAAGGCATTGAAGATTGGTGCCGGCACGTCCTGTGGCCTGGACATGGGCCCGCTGGTTACCGCTGCGGCCCGGGACAAGGTGGTTGGCTACATCGACGATGGCGTGGCTGCCGGTGCGCAACTGGTGGTCGACGGGCGTGGCTATCGGGTTGCCGGCAACGAAGACGGCTACTTTGTCGGCGGTACCTTGTTCGACCGTGTGACCCCAGAGATGCGCATCTATAAAGAAGAGATCTTCGGGCCGGTGCTGTGTGTGGTGCGGGTAGACAGCCTGGAAGAGGCCATGCGCCTGATCAACGAACACGAGTACGGCAACGGCACCTGCATCTTCACCCGTGACGGTGAAGCGGCGCGCCTGTTCTGTGACGAAATCGAAGTGGGCATGGTCGGCGTCAACGTTCCGCTGCCGGTACCAGTGGCTTATCACAGCTTCGGCGGCTGGAAGCGCTCGCTGTTTGGTGACCTGCATGCCTATGGTCCGGATGGCGTGCGTTTCTACACGCGCCGTAAAGCCATTACCCAGCGTTGGCCGCAACGTGCCAGCCATGAAGCGTCGCAGTTTGCTTTCCCTAGTCTTTAA